The genomic window CACAAACTTGACTAGGTTAGCTGCTTTTAACTTAGAAAACAAATCATATGAAATAATGGAACGTGTGGATCCTGAATCTACAAGAGCTTCTTCCTCAAAATTATTGAAACTTACTGGTATACGAGGAACAGGGGCAGGACTTAAACCCACAAAATTAGGAAGACCAAGACTACCAATATGATCTGGGTTTCGCTTATAAGGAATTTGGATTCCAAAGTTTCTTTGAAAATGCCAGGCAGATTTGATTTGACGAAATAGGTGAGCATATTATTGAGAATTATTGGCTTGTTTAGTTTTGCAGTGGAAGCCGCTCACTTTACTTCCctgctttaagcatttttttttgttttagttcccTACACTCTTTTATTACATGCCCAGGCTTCTTACAAAAATGGCAGATAGGCCCATGATAAGTTTGATTCTGATTTCTTGGTGTATTATTCTGAAATCGTGAGTTTGAGGTCCTCAATACTGTATTATGGCTGGGATGCATTTCAGTACGCGggctagaataatacttgaattgTTTATTTCCAGAATACTGAGAAAACGACCCGTTTCTTTGATGATCCGCAAAACGGACATTTTGGGAGTGAATGCACATCCTATCCAATTCAGAAAATGTACAAGGCCTAGTTAGAAAAACTAATCTGGACCGTTCATCAGGTGTAAGCCCATCTAAAATGGTGTTAATCACCTCCTGTTCACTAACTTGCAAACGAAAAATAGCAGCCGCCTCATTTACCTCATAAACATAGGCTGCAAGATGTTCACCTGGCTTTTGTAATCTGTTGTAATTATTCAACTGTAGTTGGGTCAGTAGCCTAGATGGGATGAAGAAACTAAGTATGTCTTCATGATACTGATCAAACGAAAACATTTGTGTAATGGCCAACTGTGTCCTTTCAGCCAACGGACCAAGCGTAAAAGGGTATATAACCTCTAAAATCTGAGATTCATGTATACTATTACTTTGTCTCAGTTTGACGATAAGCTTGAGAAAATTCAAAAAGGTAGGAATGTGCAGACCATCAGTGGTCGGAaaatcctttaacattttttctagcGGGTGAGTCAATTTACCAAAAACATTGGGCAATGAAGTGTTATGTGTTGTCACTGGGTGTGGTACACATGATGCATTACTAAACGTGACACGAGAATTTGAACTCGTGGGCGGTGTCACCgtggtgtaggttaggttaggtagaccAACCACAGGAGGATCGGAATTCACATGAGAAGGACCTGGAATAGGTGCAGTAGTAGGATGCTGCTTAGAGGCAGAGGGCAATGCTAGCCCAGCAAGACGGTCACAGACTTGTGTCATGGATGACACAGGATTCAGGTCTCTTAAAAGGGAAAAATCTAATTCTGATTTACTGACAAGTTCAAGTAGTTTCTTAACttctgcaaaaacattttttaatgaggcAACCTGGACCTCAGACAAAACAAGAGAATGTAACTCTAACAGGGATTGAACGCGTCGTTCCAAATGTCTCAACCTATTTCTCACTCTAGGCAAAGTAAGCGCAAAATTCTCATCGTCAACAAGATTTGTCACTAACTCTTGTAACACAAGGATTTTACTTGAGACCAAATTAAATTCCTCATTAGGGTCAATGTCCTTTAAATTATCACTAACAACAGAAACATTATTCTGAAGGGCAGTGCGCAGAGATTTACGCAAAACGGCAGTTGTGGTGTTTTCACATGGTAGACCACGTGAAAGACACTCAAAAGTAAGTTCATCTTTTAACAAGAACTCAGGCACAATAGTAGACGTCATGataaacaaataacttacaaaacTTATACCAAGaccaaattaacaaaacaaactatTGCTATCTCCAAGCCATGCAAAACTCTGAGGCAGGGACACatgcaaggaaaataaaatatcctACACATGCACAAGAAACACAACAAAGCAACATGCCAgaaccaccagctctgctaccatCTTTTTGAGGCGTTAATTTACTCTTGGTTCggtttaccaaacctcaccaaggcaaatcacgacggaagactccaggaccttaggctcaatggcacggcactttgttgtattaaataaataatgagtagagaggaaatatgccgactgggaaaactaccgaacaaaagtagataacctgttaagaatttatataaataagaaattaaataaaaacgttaggtaattgcaacataaaatacacactgatatcgggtcagccataacaaaacatatttatttaaacaagatAATAAAAGAGTATTagttgagtattcgtacagtcaaaacaaaaatggggccccaaaataattacttagttacattttcaaaataattattacttagttacattttcaaaataattaacgtaaatttaagatacagaaagtattaaaatattatcattaaaatattgctcattaattaaatgttgatttcgatgccaaaggggtagtttgatgaaatagtcgatgaaattgcaagaagatacgcgtggccgaaacaggttaactacccatgctgcatgcttaggatttagtcgtcgaaaactttcctgggatttttgttggcggctcccatcgccgtagaaccacgggacaagccctggggtgcccagatgttatgggcaaagcttatggatcacgcctcaggcatggggcagcgagaggtcgccaacacccggaccgctaaacaagtttttaacaacaaaaaaaataaaactatcccataaataattataaaacaatgattcccggggaaaaggcgGTAAAACTCACCTTATGCagtagtaaatacacaactttcgacatggatgtcgatggatacgtgacgagcacaaaaatgTTGAAGTCTACATcatggctgacaaaaacagaaaggaaagtaCTACCTTTTCCTTTTCAATAGGAAGATGACCACAGATATGACAATacgtagagatgagaaacttaaaatgttacactttcctgcacttaagtgcaatagctcaataattaatcttaaccacaatattaatataaacaaaaggaaaaattaatttatgatgtttaaagtcttttgaagtccatatgtttttcttttaaatccacaaagcttaacaaagacataaatatattttaacaaaaaaaaaaaaaacatttttatacaaaaacaaatatttcttacaaattgatacttaacataataataatttcattatacttcaaataatcaaaagttaaaaacaattaggtattgcaaagcgatttaaataaaaaaaagtagcctcccagtttgcatttaattaaacaacatatataagcaataatgggtgcatgcccacacaacaagtgcacaacggcacacttgttcaacaaatgagaagttgGCACTGCAGAATACACATATATTGAAAAATGTCTGGAGAAACGATGCGCACATTCATTAACTAATCAAGTGTCTCTTATGATTGGGTTCGAGAATCTCATACACTGATTTAACATATAATTAGggttcacataatttttttttacctcggctGGATAAAATAACTTAAGTGGGTAGAGCTCTGATGCTCTCTCTCCCAGATTACTAGGTAATTACAGTTGCCTGTTAAAATAGTGTGTCTAATTGGGTTCACACAGTTAATTGAACAATATTTCAGTTTATCAATGTTTATCTTGGAATTAGGCCTCAGAATAACCAAGTGTAGATGTGATATGTGTTTTATACAAACGAAATGGAGTAACAGACTCAGTCATTTCTTACTGACGTATTTTACACTCCTACTAACTTTATCCTTCTGGACAAATCCCTTATAATATTCACTGACGTCCTAACAATACATTTATACCATCCTTTGGTGCGGATTCCTATTTATGCTAGCTATTTATCAGGATAATATTCTGGCGACGTCTTGTATGTGATCATCCATTAGTAGGCCATTACATTCTTTTataaaccttcttaatttaagacaTCTTATCATTGTGTGCCACATTTAAAATACagctcctgattggccgagaactaaagatagttacattatttttaatcaaacaccaattccgcgcgcaacaatagcgcggaactcAAAATCtcacattaaatttgaattaatacaTATAggaataacattttacattaataaaaacgGTGTAAAATTAACTGTTTACCGTTTAAATGTCAATTGCTCCTAGAGGGGTCCTTGCAATTGTTCGTCTTAAATTTCGTTTTTGGTCATTAAGTTTCAATTACGTAGATATAcacattaaatacaaatatttttcaaataatttaaacatataCATAGAacgaataaatataaattaacataaataattacttaatcgGGGCTGAAATACACCAAGTTGCAGTACAGATTATTGTCACCCTTGGCAATCATATTGAACTGAAACCTTTGACTTGTTCAAAACAGTGCGTTCTGATTGGCACTTTCCTTTCTCTGTCGCACGatacacaaaacaaaaaataccttgCCGCCTTGCGACGCGCGCATAATATGACACAATAATACAACTTTGGCACAACTTTTCTTTTTATCGTCTTTTTGTCCGTTACTGTACCTACTGAATTCGCGCACTTTTTTATCATTTCGCCTCGGGTCGTCGTCGCTAgcagacctgcgcggtgatggtCCACGGTTTTCCTGCGCTAAATCTTCGTATATGCAGCTGCATCTCTCTGAAGGTGTCTTCTACCGTGAGACGCTCCTGCTGTGAGGGACGTGGGAGGGCTTACTTACGGTAAGTATAAATCACACATGGATGCAGCGGGTGGATGTAAATGTTAATCAACAATATGACGTTCTCCGGGTCACGTCATGGCAGTGGATTGGCGTCCACCTGCAGTGATGACAGCATCCTCGACTGCGGCTCCTCCTAGTTGCAGCAGACGAGGCGTCAGGATGGTGCCTGTCCTCAAAGTGGCCAACAATCCTGGCCTGGTTCACCTCCCGTCGGCGGGGCCTAGCGTGTGGCGACGACGCAGTACCAGACATCACGGCTCCTGGCTCTGCGGCGATCATCTGCAGCGGCTGGCTGCAACTGCATCTTTGCCCTACCTCACGACTACGTGCGAGGCGGTGGTGGGGGTCTGCGGTGCTGCTCGTATCGGCAGTATCACCACTTCctacaaggaagcactcgtcggTTCCCGTCACTGATAGGTACACTATCGTTGCGAACCATACTGTGTCTAGCTTAACTcggtgtaaccttcgcacctgacttaaCTTATAGGCGTCCGGGCTGTAGTCACTAATTTAttcactatgtgcgtacttgtaccattgcaaatacaagtgtctaCAGGCAATTAATATTTTGCTCTTGCTGTAGTGTAATTGAGTGCCAACAATTTAATTACCTAGCTCTAATCAATAAGAAAATCAAATCCTTAACTGATTAAACATAAAcaaatcagataataattaattaacattatttaatttacaattcTCAATTACCCTCTATTTAAATTGCATAGCAATATATGGTTATTAacaacaaaagaaaacaaatattaatattttgaagcCAGTAGGAGACAAGCCCAGTCGACTACAGCTAAAATAGACAAAAGTAGCAGGGGGGTGGGGGTTTACATTGAAACCATCAACAGCGGGAAACTGGTTTGCAAGGCAAAAATGTAAAACTTTAGAAAATGccattacaattttattcataataagaTTGCCTCTAGGGCAAAAATGCCCCatgacataaaaaattgtttatacagCAGTTTATAATTCTCATTAGGGCAAATCATAATGCGCTCCCTCGGTACGCCGAAAACAAATACAATCATACACACAAATACAACAAAGTAAGCAGGAGTAAAGCGGAAATGGTGGCAAAGCGCTCTAAAGTGGCAGAAAAGGTAATATGGTCCGCTAGGCAAAAAAAATCTGAAGGCAAAATCAAAAAACAACTTAcaatgcggcttgacaagaagagtttaatgccatcgtggcatgcccatatacagccgCAGAGATGTTACAAACATGCTACAGGCAGTACTCGGCATGAGCAAGACAAACCCAAACCAAATGACCTGAAATGTCCAAAAATAGGTGGCGATTAAATTTAACAGGGCAACAAGAAAAATTGAAGGTGCGACCACAATGGGCACGCAAGAAAATACCTAAATAAagacgttaagtttcacagccgagtacataccgaGACGCAGAGCCACCGccgcagtgacagccttcgagtccagAGACCGAACGACTGCCAATAGTACGCTAGGGGCCAGGCTTATATAGGCTGGGAAAACACTCCGACAGAGAGAGCTGGTGAGGCGGCGGGGAAAGAGCAagagggggtaggaaggggaagttggagaGGGAGGTCGGAGCTGGAAGGGAAAGGGAGGAGagaggaggggaaaggaggggaaggaatgctgtacaGTGCCGACGAACGATGAAGGAGGAAGCAACTGCTTCAACCTCCCTCCTCAAAGTGTCCCTGCCCTGAGAGCCAGAAGATCAACACAATGAAGAATGTTCATAACATTGAAATCGGAGACTGGTGACAGCATCGAACAGCAAGCTTCAGTATCGCCGCTACGATCAACAAGATGGCTTCGAACGTAGTCAGATGCTACACAGATCGAAGGATACTGAAGAACAAGTCTTCAGAACAGCAGTAGACGACAGCCAGCGGCTGATGCGGTGGAAGAGGTCCAGAGATGAAGTCGTTGATCAGCCCAGAACAAGGGCTCGGAGCAAGGCGGCCCCGCGAGTCACAACCACCCAGGTATGGGAGGGGACTCCAGCAGGGAGCAGCTAGTCGCAGTGCCTTAGCAGGCTGTCGAAGGGGTAAGCTACGATGTCCAAGACCCGCCAAGCAAGGGCTAGGGGCAGTCATGGACTCACGGTGGTGCGAGGGGCACTCAGCCGGAGTCAACACGGCCGCTCTCGAAGACCCAGAAGCATCGAGCCTCCATGCAAACAGAAAGCCGGCAGGCAAGCTCATGGTAGCACTATGAGCTCTCATAGGCAGGTATCACCAGTAGGGTGGAGGTGACGAACGAAAATATCCACAGAGACGTCTCTCGGCGAGGTGATGCTGAAGATCGCTGGTGGAAATCGGGCACAGCAAGCAATGATAACAGGGAAAAAGGATGGcgctaagctaaaaaaaaaaaggagccaCAACACTGCGCACAAACCCAACAAAACACAAGCTCAAAACACAGGTTTATAGGAACACAAACACTTAACAACAGGCCAATATGCTAATCTTATTTGAAAGGTTCAATAAAAAAAGATATACTGCAAAAAAGCttacaacaaacccataaaaatttatttaacgaaATGTTTCACCTGGGTTACATGAACCTTTGGGAATTTTAACTTGCGCCTACAGCACCTTAACAAAAGTGTGTTGACACCCAATAACATGTCTACACAATAACGTCCCTCATAAGGAGGAAGTGATTTCACATTTAACTGATCAGCCAACTTAGGCAATTAAAACACCCTGCATAAGACTAAATCCCCAATCTTAAAACCATGAGGAGCTCTAGTGTTATTATAATTGT from Bacillus rossius redtenbacheri isolate Brsri chromosome 1, Brsri_v3, whole genome shotgun sequence includes these protein-coding regions:
- the LOC134527875 gene encoding uncharacterized protein LOC134527875; translation: MTSTIVPEFLLKDELTFECLSRGLPCENTTTAVLRKSLRTALQNNVSVVSDNLKDIDPNEEFNLVSSKILVLQELVTNLVDDENFALTLPRVRNRLRHLERRVQSLLELHSLVLSEVQVASLKNVFAEVKKLLELVSKSELDFSLLRDLNPVSSMTQVCDRLAGLALPSASKQHPTTAPIPGPSHVNSDPPVVGLPNLTYTTVTPPTSSNSRVTFSNASCVPHPVTTHNTSLPNVFGKLTHPLEKMLKDFPTTDGLHIPTFLNFLKLIVKLRQSNSIHESQILEVIYPFTLGPLAERTQLAITQMFSFDQYHEDILSFFIPSRLLTQLQLNNYNRLQKPGEHLAAYVYEVNEAAAIFRLQVSEQEVINTILDGLTPDERSRLVFLTRPCTFSELDRMCIHSQNVRFADHQRNGSFSQYSGNKQFKYYSSPRTEMHPSHNTVLRTSNSRFQNNTPRNQNQTYHGPICHFCKKPGHVIKECRELKQKKMLKAGK